One Oncorhynchus keta strain PuntledgeMale-10-30-2019 chromosome 22, Oket_V2, whole genome shotgun sequence DNA window includes the following coding sequences:
- the LOC118400864 gene encoding mesoderm posterior protein 2-like — protein MDISAPLLSNYGVGVQYHWSYPSSDSEFYNLSSPETCIISPTSCMDISLSWLPRGTATGPHRPTYSGGAKASASPSSSDEGRLSGGRIRKNCSKNPSKQRQSASEKEKLRMRDLTKALHHLRTYLPPSVAPPGQTLTKIETLRLTISYISHLSAQLGLSEEALCQRKELNLNTSGHHISPQQEVCQFNPSSSGNCWGEEAEIGRCAGQHQTLHHTATSTYPLHNTTGMERHPISGEMCAYDDVINSSMDSLLESPVYAETAQSSQVFSKNDHYQNFAQDFWM, from the exons ATGGATATCTCTGCTCCTCTACTCAGCAACTATGGTGTTGGTGTGCAATACCACTGGAGTTATCCCAGTTCAGACTCTGAGTTCTATAACCTCTCTTCTCCAGAGACCTGTATCATCTCACCGACCTCCTGCATGGACATCTCCCTCTCCTGGCTACCTCGGGGGACCGCCACAGGACCTCACAGGCCAACATACTCTGGGGGAGCCAAGGCATCCGCTTCCCCGTCCTCCAGCGATGAAGGAAGACTCTCTGGAGGGAGGATTAGAAAGAACTGCTCCAAGAACCCCAGCAAGCAGAGACAGAGTGCCAGCGAGAAAGAGAAGCTGAGGATGAGAGACCTGACCAAAGCCCTCCACCACCTCAGGACCTACCTGCCCCCCTCTGTGGCTCCTCCTGGTCAGACTCTGACCAAGATCGAGACGCTGCGCCTCACCATCAGCTACATCTCCCACCTGTCTGCCCAGCTGGGACTCAGCGAGGAGGCTCTGTGCCAGAGGAAGGAGCTGAACCTCAACACATCAGGACACCACATATCACCTCAACAAGAGGTATGCCAGTTCAACCCCTCCTCATCGGGGAACTGttggggagaggaggcagagatagGGAGATGTGCAGGGCAGCACCAGACCCTCCACCACACAGCCACGTCCACGTACCCACTCCACAATACGACTGGGATGGAGAGACACCCGATCAGCGGTGAGATGTGTGCTTACGACGACGTTATCAACTCAAGTATGGATTCTCTGTTGGAATCGCCGGTGTATGCAGAGACTGCACAGTCAAGTCAG GTATTCAGCAAAAATGACCATTATCAAAACTTTGCTCAAGACTTCTGGATGTAA